In one Trichosurus vulpecula isolate mTriVul1 chromosome 8, mTriVul1.pri, whole genome shotgun sequence genomic region, the following are encoded:
- the LOC118828833 gene encoding dehydrogenase/reductase SDR family member 1-like → MLGSLKGRVCVVTGASRGIGLGIALKLCEAGATVYITGRKQDTLQAAAKEAQYRGGRCVPVVCDSTQEDEVRNLFERVGREQDGRLDILVNNAYAGVQGIISLMEKPFWECPTSLWDDINNVGLRGHYLCSVYGARLMVPAGRGLIVVISSIGGLRYLFNVPYGVGKAGCDRLAADCAVELRRHGIAYVSLWPGFVRTEVLSEQRNNKEDPLPPQLEKLFLDGETPELSGKCVVALATDPDVLQLSGRVLMSCDLAQKYGFEDVDGRPVFDYLSLPSAFSEVPRLAWLAPYMPSFLRVPKWILTLYCSKF, encoded by the coding sequence ATGTTAGGCTCCCTGAAGGGCCGAGTATGTGTGGTGACAGGAGCTTCCAGGGGCATTGGCCTGGGCATTGCCTTGAAGCTCTGCGAGGCAGGAGCCACTGTCTACATCACAGGCCGAAAACAGGACACTCTGCAAGCCGCTGCTAAGGAGGCGCAATACCGAGGGGGTCGATGTGTGCCGGTGGTTTGTGACTCAACCCAGGAAGATGAGGTGCGGAACCTGTTTGAAAGGGTTGGTAGAGAACAAGATGGAAGATTGGATATACTAGTCAACAACGCGTATGCTGGGGTCCAGGGCATCATTTCTCTTATGGAGAAGCCATTCTGGGAATGCCCAACCTCGCTATGGGATGACATCAATAACGTAGGACTCCGAGGCCACTATCTGTGCTCGGTTTATGGAGCCAGGCTAATGGTGCCTGCTGGTCGAGGGCTCATCGTGGTCATCTCCTCGATTGGTGGCCTGCGGTATTTATTCAACGTACCCTACGGCGTGGGCAAAGCCGGGTGTGATAGGTTGGCTGCAGATTGTGCCGTGGAGCTACGCCGCCACGGTATTGCCTATGTGTCTCTTTGGCCAGGGTTCGTGAGGACAGAGGTACTGTCGGAACAGAGGAACAATAAAGAGGACCCCTTGCCCCCTCAGCTGGAAAAACTCTTTCTGGATGGGGAGACCCCAGAGCTGAGTGGCAAATGTGTGGTGGCCCTGGCAACAGATCCTGATGTTCTGCAACTGAGTGGTCGGGTTCTGATGTCCTGTGATCTGGCTCAAAAATATGGCTTTGAGGATGTGGATGGCCGCCCTGTCTTTGACTACCTGTCCCTGCCATCAGCCTTTTCTGAGGTTCCCAGACTGGCCTGGCTGGCCCCGTACATGCCCAGCTTCCTCCGTGTGCCCAAGTGGATTTTAACCCTTTATTGCAGTAAGTTCTGA